A stretch of DNA from Candidatus Deferrimicrobiaceae bacterium:
GGTGGCCCCTCCCAGAATTGAACTGGGGACACGAGGATTTTCAGTCCTCTGCTCTACCATCTGAGCTAAAGGGCCACGCTCGGAAAGAACCAATTGTAATGACACCGGATCGACCCTGTCAAGCGCCGGTCCGGGCGTTCTCGTGGACGACGATCGTCCTGCAGACCTTGTCGTGCAGCCCCTGCTTGCGCGGGTCGAACGCGGCCCACAGATATCCGATGTTGAGCGTCAGGTCGCACAGGAAATACCCGAGCCACCGCAGGAACGCCTTCCGGTAGTCGAGAGGGGTTCCATCCTCGTTCAGCACCCTGATCCGCAGCGCCATCTTCCCGAAGGTCTGCCCGTAGGCGCCGTGGAGATAGACGTAGTAGAAGACGGGGAAGAGCACGAAGAAGGCGATCCGCAGGACGTTCTCCGCGGAGAACCGGTCGAACCAGAAACCCTCGTCGAACCCGCTCGGGGCCCACAGTCCCGCGTCGGCCCCCATTTGGTCCACCAGGAAGAAGAGGTTGAACGTGGCGAGGATGAGGATGAGGTCGATGACGCGCGCGAACAGGCGGATCCAGAACCCCGCGTAATGGTGTTCTTCCATCATCATGGACATCCCCGGTCAGGGGTTTCCGAAATGATACATCACCATGCTCACCGCGGCGACCGCGGCGGTCTCCACCCGCAGGATCCGCTGTCCCAGTCCCGCCCGGACGAACCCCGCCCGCTCCGCCTCCCGGACCTCGTCTTCGGAGAAGCCCCCCTCGGGACCGATGAGAAGCGCCACGCTTTTCGCCTGGCCCATGCCGGAGAGGACCTCCTTCAGCCCGAACTGCCTCTCGCCCTCGTAGAACACGATGCGCGCTTCCGACGATCCGGCCAGGGCGAGCGCGGCGGGATAGGAGAGAAGGCCCGGGATGTCCGGCACCCGGGCGGAGCCGCACTGCTTGGCGGCGGCGAGCGCCACCCGCTCCCAGCGCGCCGCTTTCCTGCGCGCGTCCTGCGCGTCGACACGGGGGATCGTCCGGGACGACCGGAACGGCGCCACCCGGGAGCATCCGAGTTCGGTCGCCTTCTCGAGGATGAAGTCCATCTTGTCGGCTTTGGGCAGTCCCACGAGAAGCGTGACGGCGACCTCCGGGGGAGGCTCCGGGGGCCAGGATTCGAGCACCTCGGCGCGCAGCGAGCGCGAGGTCGCCTCGAGGATTCTCATCCGGTACCGGTTTCCCTCCTCGTCGAAGGCGAAAAACGAGTCGCCCGGGCCCAGGCGCAGGGACCGGAGCATGTGTCCCGCCTCCGTTCCCGAAAGAACGGCCGTGTCCCCCGAGATGTTCTGGCGGTTGATGAAAAAGGTGGGCATCCTACGAGACAGCCCCCTCCCTTCGGAGCAAGAGGGCGGTCCACTGGCCTTCCTCCTTCTTCCCGGAGAGCCGGTATCCGGCGGCTTCGTACTCTTCCACCACCCAGTCGCTCTTCTCCGCCAGGATCCCCGACAGGACCAGCCAGCCTCCCCGCTCCATCCGCGCGGCGATCTCGTGCTTGAGATCGATGAGGATCTCGGCGATAACGTTCGCCAGGACGAGGTCGTACCTTCCCTCCAGGCACGACAGGGGTGTCGTGGCGGCGTAAAACCGGTCCTCCACGCCGTTGATCCGTGCGTTTTCCCCGGCCACCTCCACCGCCTTCGGGTCGAGATCGATCCCCATGGCCAGCGACGAGCCCAGGCGGGCCGCGGCGATCCCGAGGATTCCCGTGCCGGTCCCGACGTCCAGCACCCGGGGGGGAGCCGGGGAGGCGTCGAAGGCTTCCTCCAGGAACTGCAGGCACATCTGCGTCGTCTCGTGCGTACCGGTGCCGAACGCCTGGCCGGGGTCGATGGTGAGAACGACCTCCCCGGAGGAGGCCGCGTACGGCTCCCACGAGGGCTTCACGGTGATCCGCCTCCCGATCCTTTTCGGCTTGAAGTTCTCCTTCCACTTCTCCGCCCAGCCGAAGTCCGTGATCTCGGCCGCCGAGACGAAGGATCCCGCTTCCGGCCCGAACGACTCCGCAAGCACGGGGAGGAATTCGAGGAACTCATGTTTCACGGAGTGCAGATCGGCCTCCCAGGGGAAGTAGGCGGTGAGCCGGGTCACCTCTTCGGGGGGGGGAAGGGGGTCCGCGGGGTCACCCTCCGGGCCGAACAGCCGCTCATCGTAGGCCATCCCCAGCGCACCTCTTTCCGTGAAGAAATGGGAGATGGCGTCCACCGCCTCCCGACGCGTCTCCACGGTGAACGATTTCCAGCGTGTCATCTCCCCGCCTTATCCGTCCTTCCGGCGTGTTTGCGGCCGAAAAAGCCCTTCCAGGAATATGCTACGATAGCATCTTGCTTCCCCGCCACGACAGAAAAATGGACCGAGACAGAAGGAAACTCCTCTCGCTCGCCGGCGCGCTTCGCCCCGATGCCGTAAGGATGCTCCGGGCGATCACCGGGTTCGCCGAGCTCCCGCTTCAGGAGAAGCGCACCTCCAAAACCCTTTCGACGTTCCTCGAGGGGAACGGGTTCAAGGTGGAACGGGGGATCGCGGGGATGGAGACCGCGTTCCGGGCGGAATTTCCTTTCGGAAGGGGGAAGCCGGCGGTGGCGCTCCTGTGCGAGATGGACGCCCTGCCGGGCCTGGGGCATGCCTGCGGGCACAATCTGGGCGGGGTCGCGTCCGCGTGCGCAGCGGCGGCGCTGGCCCGTTTCGGCGCATCCCGTTTCCGCGCGGGGAAGGTCATCGCCCTGGGGACCCCCGCCGAGGAGACGGGGTACGGGAAGGCCCGGATGATCGAGGAGGAAGTCTTCGCAAAGGTCGACGCGGCGATGATGGTCCACGCCTCCTCCCGCCGCCACGTGGTCAAGGGGTGCCTGGCTCTCCACAAGATCCGGTTCTCCTTTCTGGGAAAGGCGTCGCACGCGGCGGCATACCCGGAGCACGGAGTCAACGCGCTCGACGCCGTCCTCCTCCTCTTTCAGGGGGTCGCGGCGCTGCGCCAGCATCTCCCCGGCACCGTGCGGGTGCACGGGATCATCACGGACGGAGGGAAGGCCCCCAACATCGTCCCGGAACGCGCCCAGGCGTATTTCTACGTCCGGGGCGAGACCGACGCGGAGATGCATGACGCAATGCGGAGGGTGAAGCGGTGCGCCCGCGCCGCGGCGACGTCGACCGGATGCCGTCTGCGGATGAAGGAGGGGCCGTACACCCTCTCCGCGATGAAGGTCAACCCCGTGCTTGCCGGCTCCTACCGGCGCGCCCTGGCGTTTCTGGGCGTCAAGGAGAGCGGGGCGCCCCCCGACCGGAACCGCGGATCCTCCGACATCGGGAACGTCTCCCGGATCGTCCCTTCGCTCCAGCCGAACGTTCCGATCTCGGGCGGCGAGCGAGTGGAGATCCACACGCGCTCCTTCGAGGAGGCGACCACGAGTCCCGCGGGGGTCAAGGGAATGATGGAGGGGATCCGGGCGCTGGCACTGACCGCGTACGATCTGTTCGCGGATCCGAGGCTCGTCCGGGAGGCATGGAGGGCGCTCCGCCAAGAACAGGGACGTTCTTAAAACTTTTCATCAAGGGGTGTTCCCGAACATTTTCGAGCAGCAACGACGAAGCAATAGGATGTCCGGGAAATATCCTCGAATACCCCGACCCGTCCCGGAACGAAGCCTTTTCTATCATGAAAAGTTTTAAGAACGTCCCTAAGCTTTTAGGTGAGCACGACGATCGTCGCCCCGTCCCCGCCCTGCGCCCTCGGCGCCGGGAAGAAACGCTTCGCGTACGGAGAGGTTTTCAGGTGTCGGCGCACCCCCGTTTTCAGCGCCCCGGTCCCGTGTCCGTGGACGAGGAAGGCGTGGGAGGTCTGGGCGAGGGAGAGCCGGTCGAGGAATACGTCCACTTCGGAAAGGGCATCGTCCACGTACATTCCGCGGAGGTCGAGGGTGTTTTCGGGGGTCTGGAGGTACACCTCGGACGAGGAGTCCCCGCCCCGGCGCCCCGTGCCGGAAGCCGAGGACACCACGGGGGCCCTGTCCCCCGCAAGGACCCGGACCTGATCCCTGGGCACCCGCGTTTTCATTCCCCCCACCAGCACCTCCACCCCGTTCTCCTCCGGTCCCGCGGGCGCGCTCACTTCCCCTTCCTTGTGCAGGGGCGACAGAAAGACTTTCTGCCCGGGGTAGAGGACGGCCCCCGGCGGCAGAGGGGCGGTCCTGCTCATCATCGCCCGCACCGCGGGATCCTCCTCCGCGGCCCTTGCCTTCTCCTTCCACTCGCGCAGGACCGTCGACGCCTTCCGGACCGTCTCGATCTTTTTCGCCTTCCGCAGCTCCTCCGTGACCGTCCGCAGCTGGGCCTCCGCCCTCCGGATCTCCTCGCGGATCTTCTGGCGCCCCTTCTCCAGCGCCTTCGACTCCTCCTCCCGCGCGCGGTCCCGCAGCGCCTGAAGCAGCTTCTTCTCCTCCTCCGCCTCGCGGCGCTTCGCCGCAAGCTCCGCGGCCTCGGACGAAAGTTTTTCCCGTTCCCGCTCCAGCCGCGCGAGGATCTCGTCGAATTTTTTCCCCTCCCCGGAGAGGTACCGTTTCGCCCGGGAGAGAACTTCCTCGGGGAAGCCCAGCGCCCGGGCGATCTCCATCGCCATGCTCCTGCCGGGGACGCCGAGCCGCAGGCGGTACGTGGGGCGAAGCGCCTCCGTATCGAACTCCATCGAACCGTTTTCGAAGCGTCGGTCCTCGAAGGCGATCCCTTTCAATTCCTCGAAATGGGTCGTAGCCAGGACCCGGACCTCGCGGTCCGCGAGCGTCTCCAGAAACCCCCGGGCGATGGCCGCCCCCTCCCTCGGGTCGGTCCCCGAGACGACCTCGTCCAGCAGGACCAGGGAACCCCGGTCCGCCCCCGCGAGGATCTCGTTCAGCCGGCGGACGTGGGCGGAATAGGTGGAGAGGTCCTGCTCCACGCTCTGCTCGTCCCCGACGGCGGCGAACACCCGGGGGAAGGTCGACACCGTCGAGTCGCCCGAGGCGGGGATGGACAGCCCCGCCATCGCCATCAGCGCCAGCAGCCCCAGCGTCTTGAGCGCGACGGTCTTCCCCCCCGCGTTGGGCCCCGTAAGGATCAGGCAGCGGTAAGGGCGCCCGAGTTTCAGGTCATTGGGGACGATCTCCTTTCGGGCCAGCACCATCAGCGGGTGACGCGCGGAGAAGAGGTTCACTTCGCCGGATGCGTTCACGGTGGGCTCCGCGGCGGAAAGTTCCTCCGCGAGAAGGCACCGCGCCTGGAGGAAGTCCATGCGCGTGAGGATCGCGCGGCATGCATGGAGTTCGTCGGAACGGCGGGCGACCTTGCCGCTGAGCTCGGCCAGGATCCGGGCCATCTCCCGCTCCACCTCGAGCTCGGCCATCCGGATCTCGTTGTTCAGGTAGACGAGCTCCTCGGGCTCGAAGAAGACGGTCTGGCCGCTCTGCGACGTGTCGTGGACGATCCCCGGGAAAAGCCCCTTGGCCGCGATCTTGAAGGGGATCACGAGCCGCCCCGAGCGGACCGTGGCGTACGCATCCTGGATGTGGCGCGCGAACCGGGGCGAGGCGATGATCTCGTCGGCCGTCTTCTGGAGGCGGTTCCGAAGCTGCGTGACCTGTCGGCGCAATCCCCCCAGGGCCGGGGATGCGCGGTCGAGGACGTTCCCGGATCCATCGATCTTGAATTCGATCTCGTCGGCCAGATCCCGCAGGGGGGGAAGCCC
This window harbors:
- the prmA gene encoding 50S ribosomal protein L11 methyltransferase, which translates into the protein MTRWKSFTVETRREAVDAISHFFTERGALGMAYDERLFGPEGDPADPLPPPEEVTRLTAYFPWEADLHSVKHEFLEFLPVLAESFGPEAGSFVSAAEITDFGWAEKWKENFKPKRIGRRITVKPSWEPYAASSGEVVLTIDPGQAFGTGTHETTQMCLQFLEEAFDASPAPPRVLDVGTGTGILGIAAARLGSSLAMGIDLDPKAVEVAGENARINGVEDRFYAATTPLSCLEGRYDLVLANVIAEILIDLKHEIAARMERGGWLVLSGILAEKSDWVVEEYEAAGYRLSGKKEEGQWTALLLRREGAVS
- a CDS encoding RDD family protein, which codes for MMMEEHHYAGFWIRLFARVIDLILILATFNLFFLVDQMGADAGLWAPSGFDEGFWFDRFSAENVLRIAFFVLFPVFYYVYLHGAYGQTFGKMALRIRVLNEDGTPLDYRKAFLRWLGYFLCDLTLNIGYLWAAFDPRKQGLHDKVCRTIVVHENARTGA
- a CDS encoding endonuclease MutS2, which codes for MPTTPWDNALEALEWGKVVSRLCLHASSDPGRDRCAEIVPGTDLDAIRISLEENRDGRRMLIDERPLPLEGLKEILPALEVAEKGAPLSPAELLLVGSTARTGERVRRFFEDRRGKYPRLAHHAKGLPPLRDLADEIEFKIDGSGNVLDRASPALGGLRRQVTQLRNRLQKTADEIIASPRFARHIQDAYATVRSGRLVIPFKIAAKGLFPGIVHDTSQSGQTVFFEPEELVYLNNEIRMAELEVEREMARILAELSGKVARRSDELHACRAILTRMDFLQARCLLAEELSAAEPTVNASGEVNLFSARHPLMVLARKEIVPNDLKLGRPYRCLILTGPNAGGKTVALKTLGLLALMAMAGLSIPASGDSTVSTFPRVFAAVGDEQSVEQDLSTYSAHVRRLNEILAGADRGSLVLLDEVVSGTDPREGAAIARGFLETLADREVRVLATTHFEELKGIAFEDRRFENGSMEFDTEALRPTYRLRLGVPGRSMAMEIARALGFPEEVLSRAKRYLSGEGKKFDEILARLEREREKLSSEAAELAAKRREAEEEKKLLQALRDRAREEESKALEKGRQKIREEIRRAEAQLRTVTEELRKAKKIETVRKASTVLREWKEKARAAEEDPAVRAMMSRTAPLPPGAVLYPGQKVFLSPLHKEGEVSAPAGPEENGVEVLVGGMKTRVPRDQVRVLAGDRAPVVSSASGTGRRGGDSSSEVYLQTPENTLDLRGMYVDDALSEVDVFLDRLSLAQTSHAFLVHGHGTGALKTGVRRHLKTSPYAKRFFPAPRAQGGDGATIVVLT
- a CDS encoding M20 family metallopeptidase, with translation MDRDRRKLLSLAGALRPDAVRMLRAITGFAELPLQEKRTSKTLSTFLEGNGFKVERGIAGMETAFRAEFPFGRGKPAVALLCEMDALPGLGHACGHNLGGVASACAAAALARFGASRFRAGKVIALGTPAEETGYGKARMIEEEVFAKVDAAMMVHASSRRHVVKGCLALHKIRFSFLGKASHAAAYPEHGVNALDAVLLLFQGVAALRQHLPGTVRVHGIITDGGKAPNIVPERAQAYFYVRGETDAEMHDAMRRVKRCARAAATSTGCRLRMKEGPYTLSAMKVNPVLAGSYRRALAFLGVKESGAPPDRNRGSSDIGNVSRIVPSLQPNVPISGGERVEIHTRSFEEATTSPAGVKGMMEGIRALALTAYDLFADPRLVREAWRALRQEQGRS
- a CDS encoding 16S rRNA (uracil(1498)-N(3))-methyltransferase, translated to MPTFFINRQNISGDTAVLSGTEAGHMLRSLRLGPGDSFFAFDEEGNRYRMRILEATSRSLRAEVLESWPPEPPPEVAVTLLVGLPKADKMDFILEKATELGCSRVAPFRSSRTIPRVDAQDARRKAARWERVALAAAKQCGSARVPDIPGLLSYPAALALAGSSEARIVFYEGERQFGLKEVLSGMGQAKSVALLIGPEGGFSEDEVREAERAGFVRAGLGQRILRVETAAVAAVSMVMYHFGNP